A genome region from Maridesulfovibrio salexigens DSM 2638 includes the following:
- a CDS encoding sulfite exporter TauE/SafE family protein, translated as MSPFLLVPAIFFTAGMVQGLTGFGQALLAMPLLALIVDIKLAVPVCTLCGLVINMDMTHRLRKSLDRAKILPLILGSIPGSILGTMMLKEINGDYIRVFLGFLIAGFAAYSLLARTPKFNISNKWGYLSGFLTGSIAAAVSAGGPPSIIYASIQGWKKDTVKATLVSLFLFSGILAAVGHLISGLTTFLAFKLVLASVLPIFAGTYIGNKLSNRLSDEFYSRIVMTLLVIMGLMLIFQNV; from the coding sequence ATGTCTCCTTTTCTGCTTGTACCAGCTATTTTCTTTACAGCAGGAATGGTACAGGGTTTAACCGGATTCGGTCAGGCTCTGCTTGCCATGCCCCTCCTTGCACTTATTGTCGACATTAAATTGGCAGTACCGGTTTGCACACTTTGCGGTCTGGTCATTAATATGGATATGACCCACAGGCTACGTAAAAGTCTCGACCGGGCCAAAATACTTCCCCTTATTTTGGGCAGTATTCCCGGCTCAATCCTGGGAACTATGATGTTAAAAGAAATCAACGGGGATTACATCAGAGTTTTCCTCGGCTTCCTGATTGCCGGATTTGCCGCCTATTCCCTGCTTGCCAGAACTCCTAAATTCAACATCAGCAACAAATGGGGATACCTGTCAGGCTTTCTTACAGGATCAATCGCTGCGGCTGTAAGCGCAGGAGGTCCGCCAAGTATCATCTACGCCTCGATTCAGGGTTGGAAAAAAGACACCGTGAAAGCAACGCTGGTCAGTCTGTTCCTGTTTTCCGGCATATTGGCCGCAGTAGGGCATCTTATAAGCGGACTGACAACGTTTTTGGCTTTCAAGCTGGTGCTGGCCTCCGTCCTGCCCATATTTGCCGGAACATACATCGGCAACAAGCTCTCCAACCGTCTTTCTGACGAATTCTACAGCAGAATCGTCATGACCCTGCTTGTCATCATGGGATTGATGCTTATATTCCAGAACGTCTAA
- a CDS encoding septal ring lytic transglycosylase RlpA family protein encodes MIRCFFFVQLLLLMVAVPSFAQDKAQNGTEVASVSETIVIPADYKEEGMASWYGEKFQGKLTASGEPYDMERMTAAHNYLPLGVKVNVTNLSNKKKVAVIINDRGPFVPDRIIDLSRAAAQKLGFIDAGKAKVLIEPYRPEPETQPAEAATSAPVYKKLYGAFYIQAGAYKVKANADRLIERLNKAGFHNTRTVRVVTDSAQIFKVQLGMYKTLANARKAHISLGKGFPGTFILADVIQD; translated from the coding sequence AGCCCAAAACGGGACGGAGGTAGCCTCCGTATCCGAAACAATTGTGATTCCTGCTGACTATAAAGAAGAAGGCATGGCTTCGTGGTATGGGGAAAAGTTTCAGGGCAAACTTACTGCCAGCGGTGAACCTTATGACATGGAAAGGATGACCGCCGCCCATAATTACCTGCCTCTGGGCGTAAAAGTGAATGTCACCAACCTCAGCAACAAAAAGAAAGTAGCCGTAATCATCAACGATCGCGGTCCATTTGTGCCTGACCGCATTATCGATCTCTCCCGTGCCGCAGCTCAAAAGCTCGGTTTTATTGATGCCGGTAAAGCTAAGGTTCTCATCGAGCCCTACCGCCCGGAACCTGAAACCCAGCCAGCTGAAGCAGCTACTTCTGCTCCGGTGTACAAGAAGCTTTACGGCGCATTCTACATCCAAGCCGGGGCCTATAAGGTTAAGGCTAATGCTGACCGCCTTATCGAAAGGCTTAACAAAGCCGGATTTCATAATACCCGCACTGTACGCGTGGTTACAGACAGTGCCCAGATTTTTAAGGTACAGCTTGGCATGTACAAGACTTTAGCCAATGCGCGCAAAGCGCACATCTCCCTTGGGAAGGGGTTTCCGGGGACATTTATTCTGGCGGACGTAATTCAGGACTAG
- a CDS encoding FxsA family protein yields MFAKIFLGFVLIPLIDLYILVQIGSKIGTLNAIALCLLTAFVGAALAKSQGVATMQKVQENLNRGLMPAEDILDAVLIFLAGLVLLTPGFMTDIFGLLILFPVTRGYFKRMLRAQFENMKNNPNIHVVHHNSEFTAWTNQDQPKRRIDDHDVIDVEVEDKKDDKPLQ; encoded by the coding sequence ATGTTCGCTAAGATTTTTCTGGGTTTTGTCCTCATCCCCTTGATCGATCTCTACATTCTGGTTCAGATCGGCTCAAAAATCGGGACACTGAATGCTATTGCCCTCTGTTTGCTGACCGCTTTTGTGGGTGCGGCCCTAGCCAAATCACAAGGCGTAGCCACCATGCAGAAGGTTCAGGAAAACCTCAATCGTGGACTTATGCCTGCCGAGGACATCCTCGATGCAGTATTGATCTTTCTGGCAGGTCTGGTCCTGCTGACACCGGGATTCATGACAGACATATTCGGTCTGCTCATCCTCTTTCCGGTCACCAGAGGCTACTTCAAACGCATGCTGCGAGCCCAGTTTGAAAATATGAAGAACAACCCCAATATCCACGTGGTGCATCACAATTCAGAATTCACCGCCTGGACCAATCAGGATCAGCCCAAAAGACGCATTGACGACCACGATGTCATCGATGTCGAGGTTGAAGACAAAAAAGACGATAAGCCTTTGCAGTAA